In the Aythya fuligula isolate bAytFul2 chromosome 8, bAytFul2.pri, whole genome shotgun sequence genome, one interval contains:
- the FPGT gene encoding fucose-1-phosphate guanylyltransferase codes for MAAAAGERSAARREATGRRLARFAALRGRAVRHGEFWDLVAITAADAEQERAFRRQLAAKLARGELPRGVRYHVFADPPGPKIGNGGSTLHVLQCLENLYGDKWTSFIVLLIHSGGYSQRLPNASALGKIFTALPLGDPVYQMLELKLAMYIDFPSHMKPGILITCSDDIELYSTGVAETITFDKPGFTALAHPSDLTIGTTHGVFVLDPSSFSGKGGLEYTSCHHFLHKPDIETMRQCGAVRVRRKNCSQPCSSGDHSDSEMDSECVYTDSIFYMDHSIAKQLLVFYKQMDTLCCEIDAYGDFLQALGPGATQDYTKNTSNITKEESQLVEVRQKLYSILKGTPLNVIVLNNSKFYHIGTTQEYLFHFTSDSKLKFELDLLSKAFSIFSDKAETLDRSASIIQSILEPGCLIGPGSVIEYSRIGPEVLVGKNCIISGSYINLRVDIPSNCFLCSLSIKIDDQVKYASMVFSVEDDLKKGVKLLSDIYSLQFFGVSLLECLDLWGVQVSNQLFSSDNTQFGLWTARIFPVCSSLSESVRMSLNMLHSVQHKSAFKLHGFKLLSVEEMLSCKDVEDMLKFRNQIYDEICLQRQKEKSDL; via the exons atggcggcggcggcgggcgagCGGAGCGCGGCGCGGCGGGAGGCCACGGGGCGGCGGCTGGCGCGGTTCGCCGCGCTCCGAG GCAGAGCCGTGCGGCACGGCGAGTTCTGGGACCTCGTGGCCATCACCGCCGCCGACGCGGAGCAGGAGCGGGCGTTCCGGCGGCAGCTGGCCGCAAAGCTGGCGAGAGGGGAGCTGCCCCGCGGCGTGCGGTACCACGTCTTCGCGGATCCACCGGGACCCAAGATCG gAAATGGTGGATCAACACTTCATGTTCTCCAGTGCTTAGAGAATCTCTATGGTGATAAATGGACTTCTTTCATTGTGCTGCTAATTCATTCTG gtggtTATAGTCAACGTTTACCAAATGCAAGTGCACTGGGGAAGATTTTCACAGCTTTGCCTCTTGGTGATCCTGTTTACCAGATGTTGGAGCTTAAGCTTGCTATGTACATTGATTTTCCCAGTCACATGAAACCAGGAATTCTCATTACTTGTTCAGATGACATAGAACTTTACAGCACTGGCGTTGCAGAAACAATCACATTCGATAAACCTGGATTTACCGCTTTAGCTCACCCTTCAGATTTGACAATTGGGACCACTCATGGAGTGTTTGTTTTAGATCCATCcagtttttcaggaaaaggagGACTTGAATACACATCTTGCCATCATTTCCTACACAAGCCTGATATTGAGACAATGCGCCAGTGTGGTGCGGTAcgtgtaagaagaaaaaattgttctCAGCCATGTTCCTCTGGAGACCACAGTGACTCAGAAATGGACTCAGAGTGTGTGTATACAGACAGTATATTTTACATGGATCATAGCATTGCAAAACAATTATTGGTATTTTATAAGCAGATGGATACTCTTTGCTGTGAAATAGATGCATATGGTGACTTCCTTCAGGCCCTGGGACCTGGAGCCACTCAAGATTACACAAAAAATACAAGTAACATCACAAAAGAGGAGTCGCAGTTAGTAGAAGTACGACAGAAGCTATATTCTATTCTGAAAGGAACTCCACTTAATGTTATAGTCTTAAACAACTCTAAGTTTTATCACATTGGAACTACTCAGGAGTACTTGTTTCATTTTACATCTGATAGCAAACTGAAATTTGAGCTTGATTTACTGTCTAAGGCCTTTAGCATCTTTTCAGACAAAGCTGAGACCTTGGATAGATCAGCAAGTATCATTCAAAGCATACTTGAGCCTGGGTGCCTTATAGGACCTGGATCCGTTATTGAATACTCTAGAATTGGACCTGAAGTCTTAGTAGGGAAGAACTGCATTATTAGTGGATCCTATATAAACTTGAGAGTAGACATACCTTCAAACTGTTTCCTGTGTTCATTGAGTATAAAAATTGATGATCAAGTAAAGTATGCAAGTATGGTATTTAGTGTAGAAGATGACTTGAAAAAGGGTGTGAAATTGCTTTCAGATATATATTCACTACAATTTTTTGGAGTCAGCTTACTAGAATGCTTGGACCTCTGGGGTGTGCAGGTTTCAAACCAGCTCTTCTCCAGTGATAATACACAGTTTGGGTTGTGGACTGCTAggatttttcctgtttgttctaGTTTAAGTGAATCAGTTAGAATGTCATTAAACATGTTACATTCTGTGCAGCACAAGTCAGCTTTTAAATTGCATGGTTTTAAGCTGCTATCTGTTGAAGAAATGCTCTCCTGCAAAGATGTAGAAGATATGTTGAAATTCAGGAATCAAATTTATGATGAAATCTGtctacaaagacaaaaagagaaatctgATTTGTAG